One Paraburkholderia sp. IMGN_8 DNA window includes the following coding sequences:
- a CDS encoding efflux RND transporter periplasmic adaptor subunit, whose product MADHDLERLRIDRPSAGTVPRRRSWIRYAVIALLIAAVLGVAARLAGPPAVETATVTSAYPSQSYTLLNATGYVVPQHKAAVASKAQGRLEWLGVLEGTHVKKGEVIARLESADVEAALAQALAQVKVAQASLELQVAEQKNAEANLRRSAILAPKGAIPATQYDADLARYDKAKASINNSRATILSAQANARAAQVAVDQTVIRAPFDGVVIEKHANVGDNITPFSQASDSKGAVVTIADMETLEVEADVAESNIARINADQPCEIQLDALPYLRLAGRVSRIVPTVDRSKATVLVKVRFVDRDARVLPDMSAKIAFLSRPVPPQEKQPVVAVQPAAIVEREGKKVVYVVKDATVREVAVTTGARIGELVAVNGVNPGDTLVLAPNEKIRDGAKVTLAKK is encoded by the coding sequence TTGGCTGATCACGATCTGGAAAGGCTGAGAATCGACCGGCCGTCGGCCGGCACTGTCCCGCGGCGGCGCAGCTGGATCCGTTACGCGGTCATCGCGCTGCTCATCGCAGCGGTGCTCGGCGTTGCCGCCAGGCTGGCCGGTCCGCCGGCGGTCGAAACGGCGACCGTGACATCCGCTTACCCGTCGCAGAGCTACACGCTGCTCAATGCCACGGGTTACGTCGTGCCGCAGCACAAGGCCGCGGTTGCATCGAAGGCGCAGGGCCGTCTCGAGTGGCTCGGGGTACTGGAGGGCACTCACGTGAAAAAAGGCGAGGTGATTGCCCGGCTCGAAAGCGCGGATGTCGAGGCAGCGCTGGCCCAGGCGTTGGCGCAAGTGAAAGTGGCGCAGGCGAGTCTTGAACTGCAAGTTGCCGAGCAAAAGAACGCCGAAGCCAATCTGCGCCGCTCCGCAATACTGGCGCCCAAGGGGGCTATACCGGCAACACAATACGATGCCGATCTTGCCCGCTACGACAAGGCCAAGGCGTCGATCAACAACAGCAGGGCCACCATCCTGTCGGCGCAGGCCAACGCCCGTGCCGCTCAAGTCGCTGTCGATCAGACGGTGATTCGAGCGCCATTCGATGGCGTGGTGATCGAAAAGCATGCGAACGTGGGCGACAACATCACCCCCTTTTCGCAGGCATCCGACAGCAAGGGTGCGGTCGTGACGATCGCCGACATGGAAACGCTCGAAGTCGAAGCGGACGTGGCGGAGTCCAACATAGCCAGAATCAATGCGGATCAGCCGTGCGAGATCCAGCTCGACGCGCTGCCCTATCTGAGACTGGCAGGCCGGGTCTCGCGCATCGTGCCGACGGTGGACCGCTCGAAAGCGACCGTGCTGGTCAAGGTGCGTTTCGTGGATCGCGATGCGCGCGTGCTTCCGGACATGAGCGCAAAGATTGCGTTCCTCTCCAGACCGGTTCCGCCGCAAGAAAAGCAGCCCGTTGTCGCGGTGCAGCCCGCCGCGATCGTCGAGCGCGAAGGCAAGAAAGTGGTCTACGTGGTCAAGGACGCCACAGTGCGGGAGGTAGCTGTCACGACGGGCGCCAGGATCGGCGAGCTCGTCGCGGTCAATGGCGTGAACCCGGGCGACACGCTCGTACTGGCTCCGAACGAGAAGATCAGGGACGGCGCCAAAGTGACTTTGGCGAAGAAATAG
- a CDS encoding M28 family peptidase: MLTAHVPDLAAALERHVKVLAEDIGERNVFRPDALHAAAGYIVQQWTRSGRTVTHQDYQVRGVPCANIEVALEGCVQSDEIIVLGAHYDTVRNSPGADDNASGVAALLEIAGMLQSLSPRYTVRCVAFVNEEAPFFFRGDMGSLRYAKAARLRGDRIRLMLSLEMLGYYRDEPGTQRYPPLLRYFYPACGNFIGFVSNLRSARQLRWFVDAFQASSDFPLEAAALPWWVPGVALSDHSSFWRHGYPAAMVTDTAYLRNPHYHTAHDVPATLDYGRMAAVTRGLAASVASLGPGGANPGKIRAPEKRQL, from the coding sequence ATGCTGACTGCGCACGTCCCGGACCTCGCTGCGGCATTGGAACGCCATGTGAAGGTTCTCGCCGAAGACATCGGCGAACGCAACGTGTTCCGGCCGGACGCGCTGCACGCGGCAGCCGGCTATATCGTGCAGCAGTGGACGAGGTCTGGCCGTACAGTGACGCATCAGGACTACCAGGTGCGAGGGGTTCCCTGTGCCAATATTGAAGTTGCGCTCGAAGGCTGCGTTCAGTCTGACGAAATCATTGTGCTGGGCGCGCATTACGACACCGTGCGAAACAGCCCTGGCGCTGATGACAACGCCAGCGGCGTCGCCGCGCTCCTCGAGATCGCGGGCATGCTTCAGTCCCTCTCGCCTCGGTACACCGTGCGCTGCGTTGCGTTCGTGAACGAGGAAGCGCCGTTCTTCTTCCGTGGCGACATGGGCAGTCTGAGGTACGCGAAAGCCGCGCGGCTGCGCGGGGATCGCATTCGCCTGATGCTTTCGCTCGAGATGCTCGGTTACTACCGGGACGAGCCGGGTACCCAAAGGTATCCGCCTTTGCTGCGTTACTTCTATCCAGCGTGCGGCAACTTTATCGGTTTCGTCTCCAATCTTCGCTCGGCGCGCCAATTGCGATGGTTCGTCGACGCGTTCCAGGCCTCGTCCGATTTTCCGCTCGAAGCAGCGGCGCTGCCGTGGTGGGTGCCAGGGGTCGCGTTGAGCGATCATTCTTCCTTCTGGCGCCACGGCTATCCGGCCGCCATGGTGACCGACACCGCCTACCTGCGCAACCCGCACTACCATACCGCTCACGATGTCCCAGCGACGCTCGACTATGGGCGCATGGCCGCCGTGACGCGCGGGTTGGCTGCAAGCGTGGCGTCGTTGGGGCCGGGTGGCGCGAATCCCGGCAAGATCCGGGCCCCAGAAAAGAGGCAGTTGTGA
- a CDS encoding alpha/beta hydrolase, giving the protein MHRRRILGTAAVGLGVLELGFAGLARAQDAAKRLPATVAAAGRPDASFKTIKQVNAGLLNIGYAETGPQNGPVVILLHGWPYDIHSYVDVAPLLAASGYRVIVPHLRGHGTTRFLDASTFRNGQQAAVVLDTIALMDALKIDKAILAGYDWGSRTACVIAALWPERCKAIVSANGYIVNNLEFNRHPMPPKAEHARWYQFYFATERGRAGLEANRRDLARVIWKENSPKWNFDDATFERSAASFDNPDYVAIVIHNYRWRLSLADGERQYDVLERRLAEGPVITVPAITLDGDANGVAPATDGAGYARKFAGRYAHRIVSGAGHNLAQEAPKAFADAVIEVASY; this is encoded by the coding sequence ATGCATCGCCGACGCATTCTGGGCACGGCGGCCGTGGGGCTCGGTGTGCTCGAACTGGGTTTTGCCGGCCTCGCGCGTGCGCAAGATGCCGCGAAGAGGCTGCCCGCTACAGTTGCAGCAGCGGGGCGGCCCGACGCGTCTTTCAAAACCATCAAGCAGGTCAATGCTGGGCTGTTGAATATCGGCTATGCGGAAACCGGTCCGCAAAACGGCCCGGTTGTCATCCTGTTGCATGGATGGCCATACGATATTCACAGTTACGTCGACGTTGCGCCGTTGCTCGCAGCTTCCGGCTACAGGGTGATCGTTCCTCATCTGCGCGGTCACGGTACGACGCGCTTTCTCGATGCCAGTACGTTCCGCAACGGTCAGCAGGCGGCCGTTGTACTCGATACGATCGCGTTGATGGATGCGCTGAAAATCGACAAGGCGATCCTCGCCGGCTATGACTGGGGCTCCCGAACGGCCTGCGTCATTGCAGCACTATGGCCTGAACGGTGCAAAGCCATCGTGTCCGCCAACGGTTACATCGTCAACAATCTCGAGTTCAACAGGCACCCGATGCCACCGAAAGCCGAACATGCGAGGTGGTATCAGTTCTATTTCGCGACTGAACGTGGCAGGGCGGGGCTCGAGGCCAACCGGCGCGATCTGGCGAGAGTCATCTGGAAGGAAAATTCGCCGAAGTGGAATTTCGACGATGCGACGTTCGAACGCAGTGCGGCGTCGTTCGACAATCCCGACTACGTGGCCATCGTGATACACAACTATCGTTGGCGATTGAGCCTCGCGGATGGCGAACGGCAATACGATGTGCTTGAGCGGCGCCTGGCCGAAGGTCCCGTCATTACCGTGCCAGCAATCACGCTCGATGGTGACGCGAACGGCGTGGCGCCTGCAACGGACGGCGCCGGCTACGCAAGGAAATTTGCCGGCAGATATGCGCACCGTATTGTCAGCGGTGCGGGCCACAACCTGGCGCAGGAAGCGCCAAAGGCCTTTGCCGACGCGGTCATCGAAGTCGCGAGCTACTGA